From Triticum urartu cultivar G1812 chromosome 2, Tu2.1, whole genome shotgun sequence, a single genomic window includes:
- the LOC125533655 gene encoding BAG family molecular chaperone regulator 1-like has protein sequence MIKLRCPNPRKLFRRSSSKISRSSSSSSSSNSDNGSDASGGIRDGGGSGEIEWEVHPGGMLVQRRECRGDVEVITVRVATGYSWHEVSIGATCTFGELKVAVSMVTGLEPREQRLLFRGKEREDSDHLHMVGVRDNDKVLLLEDPALKDIKLRAALAAQGVQSPYQTFIKV, from the exons ATGATCAAACTGAGGTGCCCCAACCCCAGGAAGCTCTTCAGGAGGAGCTCCTCTAAGATCAGCAGGTctagtagcagcagcagcagcagcaacagcgaCAACGGCAGCGATGCCTCTGGTGGTATCCGGGACGGCGGTGGCAGCGGGGAGATCGAGTGGGAGGTGCACCCGGGGGGCATGCTGGTGCAGAGGAGGGAGTGTAGGGGGGACGTCGAGGTCATCACCGTCAGGGTGGCCACCGGCTACTCCTGGCACGAGGTCTCCATTGGAGCTACCTGCACTTTTG GTGAGCTGAAGGTGGCAGTGTCCATGGTGACGGGGCTGGAGCCAAGGGAGCAGAGGCTGCTGTTCAGGGGCAAGGAGAGGGAGGACAGCGACCACCTCCACATGGTTGGGGTGAGGGACAACGACAAGGTGCTGCTCCTTGAGGACCCTGCCCTCAAGGACATCAAGCTCCGGGCCGCGCTCGCGGCCCAGGGCGTGCAAAGCCCGTATCAGACATTTATCAAGGTGTAG